The following proteins come from a genomic window of Finegoldia magna ATCC 29328:
- a CDS encoding V-type ATP synthase subunit K: MEKFFLENGGLVLGVLSVVIAVLFSGMGSAKGVGMAGEAAAGVVIEEPEKFGKSLVLQLLPGTQGLYGFVIGILILFKLVGGNISLAQGYVYIAAALPVGVVGYFSAIAQSKVAVSGINILAKNEPQQAKGIIYAVMVELYAILAFAISFLLMNQIQA, translated from the coding sequence ATGGAAAAATTCTTTTTAGAAAATGGTGGATTAGTTTTAGGAGTATTATCAGTAGTAATAGCAGTTTTGTTCTCAGGTATGGGATCTGCTAAAGGTGTAGGTATGGCAGGGGAAGCTGCGGCTGGAGTAGTTATTGAAGAACCAGAAAAGTTTGGTAAATCATTAGTACTTCAATTATTACCAGGTACACAAGGTTTATACGGATTCGTAATTGGTATCTTAATTCTATTCAAACTTGTAGGTGGAAATATTTCTTTGGCACAAGGTTATGTTTACATCGCAGCAGCATTGCCAGTAGGTGTTGTAGGATATTTCTCAGCAATTGCTCAAAGTAAAGTAGCAGTTAGTGGTATCAACATCTTAGCAAAGAATGAACCTCAACAAGCAAAAGGTATTATCTATGCCGTAATGGTTGAGTTATATGCCATCTTAGCATTCGCTATTTCATTCTTATTAATGAACCAAATCCAAGCTTAG
- a CDS encoding PHP domain-containing protein — protein MENKIKLTREYHVHSVYSRNNHGKSTIEEIVQEARAKKLKTISITDHGPGHMMYGIKRKLIPVQRQEIDRLKEKYDDIEILMGVEANVIGYDGQIDITEEEKKYFDFINVGFHNGVRFVDKKSFYNYHVLKRLSWMGPSVREKMIDLNTTAMVKALEKNDIFIITHPGDKIDVDIEKIAQTCEKTNTVMEINNHHPHLSVEEIKISSHYNVKFSLGSDAHHKKNIANVDDSIRRVIESGLDISRIINID, from the coding sequence GTGGAAAATAAAATAAAATTAACCAGAGAATATCACGTGCATTCAGTTTACAGTCGTAACAATCACGGAAAAAGTACAATCGAAGAAATTGTACAAGAAGCTAGAGCAAAAAAGTTAAAGACTATAAGTATAACGGATCACGGTCCAGGGCACATGATGTATGGAATAAAAAGAAAGTTAATTCCAGTACAACGTCAAGAAATCGACAGACTCAAAGAAAAATACGACGACATTGAAATTTTGATGGGAGTTGAAGCCAACGTAATTGGATACGATGGCCAAATAGATATTACAGAAGAAGAAAAAAAGTATTTTGATTTTATTAATGTCGGATTTCACAATGGAGTTAGATTTGTAGATAAGAAATCTTTTTATAATTATCATGTTTTAAAAAGATTGAGTTGGATGGGTCCATCAGTCAGAGAAAAAATGATTGATTTGAACACAACAGCAATGGTAAAAGCATTGGAAAAAAATGATATTTTCATAATAACTCATCCAGGAGATAAAATAGATGTGGACATCGAAAAAATCGCACAAACATGCGAAAAAACAAATACGGTAATGGAAATTAACAACCACCATCCACATTTATCAGTAGAAGAAATCAAAATTTCTTCACATTATAATGTTAAATTTAGTCTAGGAAGTGATGCTCATCACAAGAAAAATATTGCGAATGTAGATGACAGCATCAGAAGAGTAATTGAATCAGGTTTGGATATTAGTAGAATTATAAACATCGATTAG
- a CDS encoding V-type ATP synthase subunit F, whose translation MRKKVAVVGDRDSVLVFKALGVDVFESIESTDARKTVDRLAKEDYGVIFITEQIAEKIKETIDRYNDKVSPAIILIPSNQGSLNIGMNRINTNVEKAVGANIL comes from the coding sequence ATGCGTAAAAAAGTAGCTGTAGTAGGTGATAGAGATTCTGTATTAGTCTTTAAAGCTTTGGGAGTAGATGTATTTGAATCTATTGAAAGCACAGATGCTAGAAAAACTGTAGACAGACTAGCAAAAGAAGATTACGGCGTGATTTTTATTACTGAACAAATAGCAGAAAAAATCAAAGAAACAATAGACAGATATAATGATAAAGTTTCACCAGCTATTATCTTGATACCTTCTAATCAAGGTAGCTTGAACATTGGAATGAACAGAATCAACACCAATGTTGAAAAAGCTGTTGGAGCAAACATTTTGTAA
- a CDS encoding gluconeogenesis factor YvcK family protein, protein MYPTETKNFGKKIVTIGGGTGNSILLRGVKNFTSNITTIVTVADDGGGSGVLREDLGMLPPGDIRNCLVALANTEPIMEKLINYRFSNGQLKGQSLGNLLIAAMNDICGDFNEAIKEISNVLAITGKVLPMTLDNVKLFAELEDGSTIEGESNITFLNRKNGGKIKRVYTSPKLILPLKESIDSIMDADIVLLGPGSLYTSIIPNLLVTDISQALKETKAEVVYILNIMTQPGETNGYSVTDHVAAIIDHANSNIIDKIVVNSKEVDKYAKYRYKSIENSTPIYLTDEDREDMKELGIEIIEADICDISYDYIVHDPNKLMKAILERY, encoded by the coding sequence ATGTATCCCACAGAGACCAAAAATTTTGGTAAAAAAATAGTAACTATCGGTGGAGGAACAGGCAATTCTATATTATTAAGAGGAGTAAAGAATTTCACATCAAACATAACCACAATTGTAACTGTGGCTGATGATGGTGGTGGAAGTGGAGTTCTAAGAGAAGATTTGGGAATGCTACCTCCTGGTGATATTAGAAACTGTCTTGTGGCCCTAGCTAATACTGAACCGATAATGGAAAAATTAATTAATTATAGATTTTCAAATGGCCAATTAAAAGGACAGAGCCTAGGCAATTTATTGATAGCAGCGATGAATGATATATGCGGAGATTTCAATGAAGCGATAAAAGAAATAAGCAATGTCCTTGCGATTACAGGAAAAGTGTTGCCAATGACTTTAGATAATGTCAAATTATTCGCTGAATTGGAAGATGGATCTACAATTGAAGGTGAATCTAATATCACGTTTTTGAACAGAAAAAACGGAGGTAAAATCAAAAGGGTATACACATCACCAAAACTTATTTTGCCATTGAAAGAATCCATAGATAGTATAATGGATGCAGATATTGTTCTTTTAGGGCCAGGATCATTATACACATCTATAATTCCTAATCTTCTAGTAACAGATATATCACAAGCCCTAAAAGAAACAAAGGCAGAAGTTGTGTACATATTGAATATAATGACACAACCTGGAGAAACTAATGGCTACAGCGTTACAGATCATGTAGCTGCCATTATCGATCACGCAAATTCAAATATTATCGATAAAATAGTCGTTAATTCCAAAGAAGTAGACAAATATGCCAAGTACAGATACAAATCAATCGAAAATTCTACTCCTATATATCTTACTGATGAAGATCGTGAAGATATGAAAGAATTAGGAATAGAAATTATCGAAGCAGATATATGTGATATAAGCTATGACTATATTGTACACGATCCTAATAAATTAATGAAAGCTATATTAGAAAGATATTAA
- the upp gene encoding uracil phosphoribosyltransferase, translating into MSKVTVFDHPLIKHKLTILRDKNTGSNQFRQLVSEIATLMCYEVTRDFKLEDCEVETPIGKTTGQTLSGKKLGVVPILRAGLGMVEGFLSVLPAAKVGHIGLYRDPKTLKPVEYYCKLPKDVEERDIIVVDPMLATGGSAEAAITFLKEHGCKNIKLVNIIAAPEGIKMVQEKHPDVDIYVAGLDEKLNDHGYIVPGLGDAGDRLFGTK; encoded by the coding sequence ATGAGTAAAGTAACTGTATTTGATCATCCGTTGATTAAACACAAATTAACAATTTTACGTGATAAAAACACAGGAAGTAATCAATTTAGACAGTTAGTTTCAGAAATAGCAACTTTAATGTGCTATGAAGTTACTAGAGACTTTAAATTAGAAGATTGCGAAGTAGAAACTCCGATAGGAAAAACTACCGGCCAAACATTGAGTGGTAAAAAGCTGGGAGTAGTTCCAATTTTAAGAGCAGGTTTGGGAATGGTTGAAGGATTTTTAAGTGTATTACCAGCAGCAAAAGTTGGACACATTGGATTATACAGAGATCCAAAAACATTGAAACCTGTTGAATATTATTGTAAATTGCCAAAAGATGTTGAAGAAAGAGATATTATCGTTGTAGATCCAATGCTTGCAACAGGTGGATCTGCAGAAGCAGCAATTACGTTCTTAAAAGAACATGGATGTAAGAACATCAAATTGGTGAATATAATAGCAGCTCCAGAAGGAATCAAAATGGTTCAAGAAAAGCATCCTGATGTTGATATATACGTGGCAGGTCTAGATGAAAAATTAAACGATCACGGATATATCGTACCTGGTTTAGGCGATGCAGGAGACAGATTATTTGGTACTAAATAG
- a CDS encoding V-type ATP synthase subunit A, with protein sequence MKEGKVLKVSGPLVVAEGMENASVYDVVEVSDDKLIGEIIEMRGDKASIQVYEETTGIGPGDKVVSTGHPLSIELGPGILEQMFDGIQRPLKSLQEKAGDFLLRGVSAPSLNREKKWEFKPVKSVGDEVEPGDIIGEVQETEVIVHKIMVPANVSGKIKSIESGEFTVEQTVCVVEDKSNDIEINMIQRWPVRDGRPYKEKEDPIKPLITGQRVIDTFFPVAKGGTAAIPGPFGSGKTVVQHQLAKWADAEIVVYVGCGERGNEMTDVLNEFPELIDPKTGQSLMKRTVLIANTSNMPVAAREASIYTGITIAEYYRDMGYSVAMMADSTSRWAEALREMSGRLEEMPGDEGYPAYLASRIADFYERAGKVKCLGSDGRDGSLTVIGAVSPPGGDISEPVTQSTLRIVKVFWGLDYALSYMRHFPAINWINSYSLYQDKIDEYLDANVDSKFSDYRKQSMKLLQEESSLLEIVRLVGRDSLSDEDQIKLETSKSLREDFLQQNAFHETDTFCSLDKQAKMLDLILTFHKESLEALQEGAYVSEISKLPVREKITRAKNIPEDELQRFDEIKQEIKSQITDLVNGGER encoded by the coding sequence TTGAAAGAAGGTAAAGTATTAAAAGTATCCGGACCTTTGGTAGTTGCTGAAGGAATGGAAAACGCAAGCGTATATGACGTGGTTGAGGTTTCAGACGATAAGCTCATTGGAGAGATTATTGAAATGAGAGGCGATAAAGCCTCAATTCAAGTATATGAAGAAACAACAGGAATAGGCCCTGGAGATAAAGTTGTATCTACAGGACATCCACTTTCAATCGAATTGGGACCTGGTATATTAGAGCAAATGTTTGATGGTATTCAAAGACCATTAAAATCTTTGCAAGAAAAAGCTGGAGACTTCTTATTAAGAGGAGTTAGCGCTCCATCATTAAACAGAGAAAAGAAATGGGAATTCAAACCTGTTAAATCTGTTGGAGATGAAGTTGAACCAGGAGATATTATTGGTGAAGTTCAAGAAACTGAAGTTATTGTTCACAAAATAATGGTTCCAGCAAATGTATCTGGTAAAATCAAATCAATTGAATCTGGAGAATTTACTGTTGAACAAACAGTTTGCGTTGTTGAAGATAAATCAAACGATATTGAAATAAACATGATTCAAAGATGGCCTGTAAGAGATGGTAGACCATATAAGGAAAAAGAAGATCCAATTAAACCATTGATTACTGGTCAAAGAGTTATTGATACATTCTTCCCAGTTGCAAAAGGTGGTACCGCAGCAATTCCAGGACCTTTCGGTAGTGGTAAAACAGTAGTTCAACACCAATTAGCTAAATGGGCAGACGCTGAAATAGTTGTGTATGTAGGTTGTGGAGAACGTGGTAACGAAATGACAGACGTACTTAACGAATTCCCTGAGTTGATTGACCCTAAGACAGGACAATCATTGATGAAGAGAACTGTTTTGATAGCAAACACTTCAAACATGCCAGTAGCAGCCAGAGAAGCAAGTATCTACACTGGAATTACAATTGCTGAATACTACAGAGATATGGGTTATTCAGTAGCAATGATGGCCGACTCAACATCAAGATGGGCAGAAGCTCTTCGTGAAATGAGTGGTAGACTTGAAGAAATGCCAGGTGATGAAGGTTACCCTGCATACTTGGCATCAAGAATTGCTGATTTCTACGAACGTGCTGGTAAAGTAAAATGTTTAGGTAGTGATGGAAGAGATGGATCATTAACAGTTATTGGTGCGGTATCTCCTCCAGGTGGAGATATTTCAGAACCAGTTACACAATCTACACTTAGAATTGTAAAAGTATTCTGGGGATTGGATTACGCATTAAGTTACATGAGACACTTCCCAGCTATTAACTGGATTAACTCTTATTCATTGTATCAAGATAAGATTGACGAATATTTGGATGCAAATGTAGATTCTAAATTCTCAGATTATAGAAAACAATCTATGAAGTTATTACAAGAAGAATCATCTTTACTAGAAATAGTAAGATTGGTTGGACGTGATTCATTAAGCGATGAAGATCAAATCAAACTTGAAACTTCAAAATCTTTGAGAGAAGATTTCTTGCAACAAAACGCATTCCACGAAACAGATACATTCTGTTCATTGGACAAACAAGCAAAAATGTTGGATTTAATATTAACATTCCACAAGGAATCCTTGGAAGCTTTGCAAGAAGGAGCTTATGTTTCAGAAATTTCAAAACTTCCTGTAAGAGAAAAAATCACACGTGCAAAAAATATTCCAGAAGACGAATTACAAAGATTTGACGAAATTAAACAAGAAATTAAATCACAAATTACCGATT
- a CDS encoding V-type ATP synthase subunit E: MSNLDNIINEILEDAKKESEHILNDANQEKEKIIETKIDQANQEKDTILKKAESEAKGVYDRHLSQVVLKSRDNALFAKQEVIDSVLQKIKDKLKNMSLEDYKKYLTNSLSKMDLNSDDLLVLQSDKYDSLKNENFNVKLSDETVDSGFCIKRGNVLINNNFSSLVDSMKDELEVEIAKTLFKK, translated from the coding sequence ATGTCTAATTTAGATAATATAATTAATGAAATTCTTGAAGATGCAAAAAAAGAATCAGAACACATTCTAAATGATGCAAATCAAGAAAAAGAAAAAATCATTGAAACTAAAATAGACCAGGCTAATCAAGAAAAAGATACAATATTAAAAAAAGCAGAATCTGAAGCAAAAGGTGTATACGACAGACATTTATCTCAAGTTGTTTTAAAATCAAGAGATAATGCGCTTTTTGCAAAACAAGAAGTAATTGATAGTGTTTTACAAAAAATTAAAGATAAATTAAAAAACATGTCACTTGAAGATTATAAAAAATATTTAACAAATAGTTTATCCAAAATGGATTTGAATAGCGATGATTTGTTAGTATTACAATCAGATAAATACGACAGTTTGAAGAATGAAAACTTTAATGTAAAATTATCAGATGAAACAGTTGACAGCGGATTTTGTATTAAAAGAGGTAATGTATTAATTAATAATAATTTTTCTTCACTGGTCGATTCAATGAAAGATGAATTGGAAGTAGAAATTGCAAAAACTCTTTTTAAGAAGTAG
- a CDS encoding L-threonylcarbamoyladenylate synthase yields the protein MNTIIENLDEKNKIKSLEKAAELIKNGSVVAFPTETVYGLGANGLDEEACKKIFDVKRRKRDNPLILHVTNEDMVKNLSSEITEDQKKLMDNLWPGPLTIIFKKSDKVNDVVSCGGDTVAIRNPSDEIARFLIDKSGCPIAAPSANKSGRPSPTNAQDVYSDMQGEIEMILDGGSCNIGIESTVVDLTEKPYTILRPGFYTKEDLEEYLDEVVYDKSLIDSNTIPKSPGQKYKHYAPKTKLIVIKGNMDNIQNYVDNLGINTDEIGFILTEETAENVNFENVKIISKRNDYLNFAHNIFTYLRELDKFNYKLLICEGVNEQKMGISIMNRLKKSCANNIKVI from the coding sequence ATGAATACAATTATTGAAAATTTAGATGAAAAAAATAAAATAAAATCACTTGAAAAAGCTGCAGAGTTGATAAAAAATGGAAGCGTAGTAGCATTTCCTACAGAAACTGTTTACGGATTAGGTGCAAATGGATTGGACGAAGAAGCTTGCAAGAAAATATTTGATGTCAAGAGAAGAAAAAGAGATAATCCATTAATTTTACACGTAACTAACGAAGATATGGTGAAGAATTTATCATCAGAAATAACTGAAGATCAGAAAAAATTGATGGATAATTTGTGGCCAGGCCCATTGACTATAATTTTTAAAAAAAGTGATAAAGTTAATGATGTGGTAAGTTGTGGTGGAGATACAGTTGCAATTAGAAATCCTTCTGATGAAATTGCGAGATTTTTGATAGATAAATCAGGATGTCCAATAGCAGCCCCTTCTGCAAACAAATCAGGAAGACCATCTCCAACTAACGCTCAAGATGTATACAGCGATATGCAAGGCGAGATTGAAATGATTTTGGATGGAGGAAGTTGTAACATTGGAATTGAATCAACAGTTGTTGATTTGACAGAAAAACCTTACACAATACTTCGACCAGGTTTTTACACAAAAGAAGATTTGGAAGAGTATTTGGATGAGGTTGTTTACGATAAATCATTAATTGATTCTAACACTATTCCAAAATCACCAGGACAAAAATACAAACACTACGCTCCCAAAACAAAACTTATAGTAATCAAAGGAAACATGGATAACATACAAAATTACGTGGATAACTTGGGGATAAATACTGATGAAATTGGATTTATACTCACAGAAGAAACTGCAGAAAATGTAAATTTTGAAAATGTAAAAATAATTTCGAAAAGAAATGATTATTTAAATTTTGCGCATAACATATTCACATACCTCAGAGAATTAGACAAATTCAACTACAAATTATTAATTTGTGAAGGGGTAAATGAACAAAAAATGGGTATAAGTATAATGAACAGGCTTAAAAAATCTTGTGCTAATAACATAAAAGTAATTTAG
- a CDS encoding V-type ATP synthase subunit I — protein MAIVKMSKFDLYSFDYDREKLLEDLQKFNYVHIDEKKVEDENQGVRNLDNSEQIVSISEKLTKVKWAIDLLEKYSEKHNKIDELKQGKKTFKLDELTKKALDFDFDEHYKELSSLDKQLIELDQNNQTLNQKKSELIPWENLDLDISKIDDFKRVKVVTGTVSDKFIDQLKLNTKDIEDIYIEEISRNSGFVYLLVIAKDYEKAQDILRDNGFVNINIKSHGLVKDEIKNIDEQIIENKKHYKEIEDQIKSKTDLTEQFKIYHDYLENNSLKEEATSKIKRTDKIDIIEGYIPSDKEKDFETLLQNSLNNKYYLEMNPADKNDPNVPIILKNRGFAKAFESITGMYSLPKYNEVDPTPLLAPFYCFFSGMMIGDLGYGLIVFIAIIAALKIFNLDEKKKQFLKFFMFISIASMFWGYIYGSFFGGIIPMTPIIDTSKNAMTLIILCLIFGFIHLFFALGIKAYMLVRDHKPLDAFYDVGLWYLIIISILVLLIGKSLAFPAIALTIAKWIAIASAVGIILTAGRDAKSIGGRLGSGLYSLYGISGWIGDFVSYMRLMALGLSGAYIAVAINMIVKMMAGSSIIGFIFGLIIFVVFQAFNAFLSYLSAYVHSARLIFVEMFNKFYEGGGVPFKKLITESDYFNITNK, from the coding sequence ATGGCTATTGTAAAAATGAGCAAATTTGATTTGTATTCATTTGATTATGATAGAGAAAAATTACTCGAAGATCTTCAAAAGTTTAATTATGTTCATATTGATGAAAAGAAAGTAGAAGACGAAAATCAAGGTGTAAGGAATTTAGATAATTCTGAACAAATTGTTAGCATTAGTGAAAAGCTTACCAAAGTAAAATGGGCTATAGATTTGCTTGAAAAGTATTCAGAAAAGCACAATAAAATAGACGAATTAAAACAAGGTAAGAAAACATTTAAGCTAGATGAGCTTACTAAAAAAGCACTTGATTTTGACTTTGATGAACACTACAAAGAACTTTCATCTTTAGATAAACAACTGATAGAGCTCGATCAAAATAATCAAACTTTGAATCAAAAGAAGTCCGAATTAATTCCTTGGGAGAATTTGGATTTGGATATTTCAAAAATCGATGATTTTAAAAGAGTTAAGGTAGTTACTGGAACCGTGAGTGATAAATTCATCGATCAGTTGAAATTAAACACAAAAGATATTGAAGATATTTATATCGAAGAAATTTCTCGAAATTCAGGCTTTGTATACTTGCTTGTTATCGCTAAGGATTATGAAAAAGCTCAAGATATCCTCAGAGACAATGGATTTGTCAATATTAATATTAAATCACATGGACTTGTAAAAGATGAAATTAAAAATATTGATGAACAAATCATTGAAAACAAAAAGCACTACAAAGAAATAGAAGATCAAATTAAATCAAAAACAGATTTGACTGAACAATTTAAGATTTATCATGATTATCTTGAAAACAACAGCTTAAAAGAAGAAGCTACAAGTAAAATTAAGAGGACAGATAAGATTGATATAATCGAAGGATACATTCCTTCTGACAAGGAAAAAGACTTTGAAACTCTATTACAAAACTCATTAAATAATAAGTATTATTTGGAAATGAATCCAGCAGATAAAAACGATCCAAATGTACCAATTATTTTGAAAAACAGAGGATTTGCAAAAGCTTTTGAAAGTATAACAGGAATGTATTCATTGCCAAAATACAACGAAGTTGATCCAACACCATTATTGGCACCTTTCTATTGTTTCTTCTCAGGAATGATGATTGGTGATTTAGGATATGGATTGATTGTATTTATAGCAATAATAGCAGCACTCAAGATTTTTAATCTTGATGAAAAGAAAAAGCAATTCTTGAAGTTCTTTATGTTCATATCAATTGCATCGATGTTTTGGGGATACATTTATGGATCATTCTTTGGTGGAATTATACCAATGACTCCAATCATCGACACAAGTAAAAATGCTATGACTTTAATAATTTTATGCTTAATATTTGGTTTTATACATTTATTCTTTGCATTGGGAATCAAGGCATACATGTTGGTGAGAGATCACAAGCCTTTGGATGCATTTTATGATGTAGGACTATGGTATCTAATTATTATTAGTATATTAGTTTTACTAATTGGCAAGTCTTTAGCATTTCCGGCTATTGCATTGACAATTGCAAAATGGATTGCTATTGCATCAGCTGTTGGAATTATTCTTACAGCAGGAAGGGATGCAAAAAGCATTGGTGGTAGACTTGGCTCAGGTTTGTATTCATTGTACGGAATATCAGGCTGGATAGGAGATTTCGTATCTTACATGAGACTTATGGCTTTAGGTTTATCAGGAGCATATATTGCAGTAGCAATTAATATGATAGTAAAAATGATGGCTGGTTCAAGCATTATAGGATTTATATTTGGACTTATCATATTCGTGGTTTTCCAAGCGTTCAACGCATTCTTATCATACTTGTCAGCATACGTTCACTCTGCAAGATTGATTTTCGTAGAAATGTTTAATAAATTCTACGAAGGTGGTGGAGTGCCATTCAAGAAACTTATAACAGAATCAGATTATTTTAACATAACAAACAAATAG
- a CDS encoding V-type ATP synthase subunit C, which produces MKKENFIHQSAITRVKEKELLSKNDYERLIDASNLEETVRLLSDSVYQSEFAKLDNYKNYDVALKNELKKTYKYMYDMSSFQYPVDLIALKYDYHNLKVLIKEYLKDEDFSSMLSDITRMEFKTMRDSIKENTESEMEHFDKVIRESIADYEENQDPQMVDIYADREYFVETSEIAKQIDSVLINEYVEDLIDFTNIKTLLRVQNQKKSLEFLKKVIIPNGSIESEKFEAELHSEITEDSPLFKQARIYYYVKEAISEYKKSNSLSVFEKAMDDYLMEKIKEIKKVTYGPEVLFGYLFAKETEIKNLRIIFVGKINSLKPDYIRSKLRLSYA; this is translated from the coding sequence ATGAAAAAAGAAAATTTCATACATCAATCTGCTATAACTCGTGTCAAAGAAAAAGAATTATTGAGCAAGAATGATTATGAAAGACTGATAGATGCAAGTAACTTAGAAGAAACCGTAAGACTACTTTCAGATTCAGTATATCAATCAGAATTTGCGAAGCTTGATAATTATAAGAATTACGATGTTGCTTTGAAAAATGAGTTAAAAAAGACTTATAAATATATGTATGATATGAGTAGTTTCCAATATCCTGTTGATTTAATTGCATTAAAATACGATTATCATAATTTAAAAGTGTTAATTAAAGAATATCTAAAAGATGAAGATTTTTCTTCTATGTTAAGTGATATAACTAGAATGGAATTCAAAACTATGAGGGATTCTATTAAAGAAAATACCGAAAGTGAAATGGAACATTTCGATAAAGTTATAAGAGAATCAATCGCTGATTACGAAGAAAACCAAGATCCTCAAATGGTAGATATTTATGCTGACAGAGAGTATTTTGTGGAAACATCAGAAATTGCAAAACAAATAGATTCAGTTTTGATAAATGAATATGTTGAAGATTTGATAGACTTTACAAATATTAAAACTTTACTTAGAGTACAAAATCAAAAGAAAAGCTTAGAATTTTTGAAAAAAGTTATTATTCCAAATGGAAGTATTGAATCTGAAAAATTTGAAGCTGAATTGCATTCTGAAATTACTGAAGATAGTCCATTATTCAAACAAGCTAGAATTTACTACTATGTGAAGGAAGCTATCAGTGAATATAAGAAATCAAATAGTTTGTCTGTTTTTGAAAAAGCAATGGATGATTATTTGATGGAAAAAATCAAAGAAATCAAAAAGGTTACTTATGGACCTGAGGTTTTGTTTGGATATTTATTTGCAAAAGAAACTGAAATTAAGAATTTGAGGATTATTTTTGTAGGAAAGATTAACTCATTGAAACCTGATTACATCAGGAGTAAGTTGAGGTTAAGTTATGCGTAA
- the rapZ gene encoding RNase adapter RapZ codes for MEVVIVTGMSGAGKSASSHILEDLGYYTLDNMPPSLLLSFIDLTTKSKKKINKIACVVDIRGGEFFADLMKSITLLKNQSIDVKILYLDASDEILIRRYKEHRRPHPLAINGNISQGISNERELLSEVRNSADSIINTSNLTLGELRRKILYVFSLKDVDTKLAISVVSFGFKHGILLDADLVFDVRFLPNPYYIEELKKSSGLNTDIKDYVFGFDEANEFLDKLVDMVEFLIPKYSKEGKTNLVIGIGCTGGKHRSVAIAQALTARLEGNGEKVYVSHRDQKFW; via the coding sequence ATGGAAGTTGTAATTGTTACAGGAATGAGTGGAGCTGGCAAGAGTGCTAGCAGCCATATTTTAGAAGATTTGGGATATTATACATTAGATAATATGCCTCCATCTCTTTTATTAAGTTTTATAGATTTGACTACAAAAAGCAAGAAAAAAATCAATAAAATCGCGTGCGTAGTTGACATTAGAGGTGGAGAATTCTTCGCTGATTTGATGAAGTCAATAACACTTTTGAAAAATCAAAGTATTGATGTTAAAATTTTGTATTTGGATGCATCGGATGAAATTCTAATCAGAAGATACAAAGAACACAGAAGACCACATCCTTTGGCTATCAATGGAAATATTTCACAAGGAATTTCTAATGAAAGAGAACTTTTGAGTGAAGTTAGAAATTCAGCAGATTCAATCATCAACACATCAAATCTTACACTAGGAGAATTGAGAAGAAAAATTTTATATGTATTTTCTCTTAAAGATGTAGACACCAAACTTGCAATATCTGTTGTATCATTTGGATTTAAGCATGGGATTTTGTTGGATGCAGATTTGGTATTTGATGTAAGATTTCTCCCAAATCCTTACTACATTGAAGAATTAAAAAAATCTTCGGGATTAAATACAGACATCAAAGATTATGTATTCGGCTTCGATGAAGCAAATGAATTCTTAGATAAATTAGTAGATATGGTGGAATTTTTGATTCCCAAATATTCAAAAGAAGGAAAAACAAACTTGGTTATAGGAATAGGATGCACCGGTGGAAAGCACAGGTCCGTTGCAATAGCACAAGCTTTGACAGCAAGGCTTGAAGGAAATGGAGAAAAAGTTTATGTATCCCACAGAGACCAAAAATTTTGGTAA